Proteins from one Actinobacillus delphinicola genomic window:
- the murC gene encoding UDP-N-acetylmuramate--L-alanine ligase produces the protein MQHKNQNAFIPAMRRIKRIHFVGIGGAGMGGIAEVLLNEGYEISGSDLQPNATTIHLMDKGAKITFAHQAENIDNVDVVVISSAIKKDNIEIVTAIEKHVPVIQRAQMLAEIMRFRYGIAVAGTHGKTTTTAMLATIFAHADLDPTFVNGGLVKSLGTNAHLGDSRYLIAEADESDASFLHLQPMVSIVTNIEPDHMDTYHGDFEEMKQTYVNFLHNLPFYGLAVLCGDDTELMSLRDRIGRPILTYGFSDNVDYQIKNYHQQGFQGHFDIACPSGKELHVTLNVPGHHNALNATAALVVAKEEGIEIEKIIDALQQFQGAGRRFDELGEFDVNGKQVMLVDDYGHHPTEVNVTIQAARQGWEKKRLVMIFQPHRYSRTRDLFDDFVRVLSQVDVLLMLDVYAASEAPIAGADSRNLCRSIRNLGKVDPILVADKNQLAEVLEQVLQDDDLILAQGAGDISRLSRSLAEKWSK, from the coding sequence ATGCAACATAAAAATCAAAATGCTTTTATCCCAGCAATGCGTCGTATTAAACGCATCCATTTTGTCGGCATTGGCGGTGCTGGCATGGGGGGAATCGCAGAAGTTTTATTGAACGAAGGATATGAGATTAGCGGTTCAGATTTACAGCCAAATGCCACAACTATTCATCTTATGGATAAAGGGGCAAAAATTACCTTTGCTCACCAAGCAGAAAATATTGATAACGTTGATGTAGTGGTAATTTCTAGTGCTATTAAAAAAGATAATATCGAAATTGTTACCGCAATCGAAAAACATGTTCCTGTTATTCAACGTGCGCAGATGTTAGCAGAAATTATGCGTTTCCGTTACGGTATTGCAGTAGCAGGTACACATGGGAAAACCACGACCACTGCGATGTTAGCCACTATTTTTGCACATGCAGATCTTGACCCAACTTTTGTAAATGGTGGATTAGTAAAATCACTTGGAACGAATGCCCATCTAGGTGACAGTCGTTATCTTATTGCGGAAGCCGATGAAAGTGACGCTTCATTTTTACACTTACAACCTATGGTATCAATTGTTACCAATATTGAACCTGATCATATGGATACCTATCATGGTGATTTTGAAGAAATGAAACAAACTTATGTGAACTTCCTTCATAATCTACCTTTCTATGGTCTTGCTGTCCTCTGTGGAGACGATACAGAATTAATGAGTTTACGGGATCGTATTGGTCGCCCTATTCTTACTTATGGTTTCTCAGATAATGTCGATTATCAAATTAAAAATTACCACCAACAAGGATTCCAAGGTCATTTTGATATCGCTTGCCCTAGTGGTAAAGAATTACACGTAACACTCAATGTTCCAGGGCACCATAACGCCTTAAATGCCACAGCTGCCCTTGTTGTGGCTAAAGAAGAAGGCATTGAGATCGAAAAAATTATTGATGCACTCCAACAATTCCAAGGAGCAGGTCGTCGTTTTGATGAACTTGGTGAATTTGATGTAAACGGCAAACAAGTCATGCTTGTGGACGATTATGGTCATCATCCTACGGAAGTAAATGTTACTATCCAAGCAGCACGCCAAGGCTGGGAGAAAAAACGCCTTGTCATGATTTTCCAACCACATCGTTACTCAAGAACACGTGATCTCTTTGATGATTTCGTCCGTGTATTATCCCAAGTAGATGTACTATTAATGTTAGATGTGTATGCCGCAAGCGAAGCCCCTATTGCAGGTGCAGATAGCCGTAATTTATGCCGTTCCATTCGTAATCTTGGCAAAGTAGATCCAATTTTAGTAGCAGATAAAAATCAACTTGCAGAAGTATTAGAACAAGTTTTACAAGATGACGATTTAATTCTCGCTCAAGGTGCGGGAGATATCAGCCGTTTATCACGCAGTCTTGCTGAGAAATGGTCAAAATAA
- the murG gene encoding undecaprenyldiphospho-muramoylpentapeptide beta-N-acetylglucosaminyltransferase, translated as MQQHNKKRLLVMAGGTGGHVFPAIAVAQELQAKGWEIFWLGTKDRMEAQLVPKYGIPIEFIQISGLRGKSFKSLLKAPFAIFRAILQARKIIKKIKPDAVLGMGGYVSGPGGVAAKLCGVPVVLHEQNAVAGLTNAWLAKIATKVMQAFPTAFKDAEVVGNPVREVFWAQPLPNERFADRSGKLRIFVAGGSQGAKILNDVIPQFAAQFKDKVIIHHQVGANNIEKVKALYEANHAMSNDIQLSEFIDDIATEYAWADLVICRSGALTVCEIAAIGAAAIFVPFQHKDRQQYLNAEFLAKKGASIIIEQNEFTPEKLAHTFEKLDRSVLLEMANIAKDQATPQSAKIVANEIIKITK; from the coding sequence ATGCAACAGCATAACAAAAAAAGATTACTCGTAATGGCAGGCGGTACTGGAGGGCATGTATTCCCAGCCATTGCCGTTGCTCAAGAATTACAAGCAAAAGGCTGGGAAATTTTCTGGCTTGGTACAAAGGATCGTATGGAAGCCCAATTAGTGCCTAAATACGGCATTCCTATTGAATTTATCCAAATTTCTGGATTGCGGGGCAAGAGTTTTAAAAGTCTATTAAAAGCCCCTTTTGCTATTTTCCGAGCAATTTTGCAAGCTCGAAAAATAATCAAAAAAATTAAACCTGATGCCGTTTTAGGAATGGGTGGATATGTTTCAGGTCCAGGTGGTGTCGCAGCAAAACTCTGTGGCGTCCCTGTCGTACTCCATGAACAAAATGCAGTTGCAGGCTTAACAAATGCATGGCTTGCTAAAATCGCAACAAAAGTCATGCAAGCATTTCCGACCGCATTCAAAGATGCAGAAGTAGTCGGTAATCCTGTGCGTGAAGTGTTTTGGGCTCAACCTCTCCCAAATGAGCGTTTTGCGGATCGTAGTGGGAAATTACGTATTTTTGTTGCTGGCGGTAGCCAAGGTGCAAAAATTTTAAATGATGTTATCCCCCAATTTGCCGCCCAGTTTAAAGATAAAGTCATTATCCATCATCAAGTGGGTGCAAATAATATCGAGAAAGTCAAAGCACTTTATGAAGCTAATCATGCGATGAGTAATGATATCCAATTATCTGAATTTATTGATGATATTGCTACCGAATATGCATGGGCAGATTTAGTAATTTGCCGATCTGGTGCCTTAACAGTATGCGAAATAGCAGCTATTGGTGCAGCTGCGATCTTTGTACCTTTCCAACATAAAGATCGCCAACAATATCTAAATGCAGAATTTCTTGCGAAAAAAGGGGCGTCAATTATTATTGAGCAAAATGAATTTACCCCTGAAAAACTTGCACATACCTTTGAAAAGCTTGATCGCTCAGTACTTCTAGAAATGGCCAATATTGCCAAAGATCAAGCTACACCACAAAGTGCAAAAATTGTAGCGAATGAAATTATTAAAATTACAAAATAA
- the ftsW gene encoding putative lipid II flippase FtsW, with amino-acid sequence MNMLRNFYRKYEKWFQITPPDASYDRGLVLLFIFFLLLGLVAVFSASVLDPAYLAMKPAQKLTHHPDMFRFLKSDTKNVILAFILFCIVLCIPMKTWKKKLNAPLFVLTLGMLILLALGIGHKINGATRWIPLGIMNFQPAELSKLVLICFLASYIARRYEEVRTKKLSLAKPAAVVLLFGVLLLRQPDTGTAAVLAMIMLAMFIMAGVKKKQILVTVAILGVVFTATILMNPYKLARVSNFTNPFSDPYGKGYQLSNSLIAFGRGGIFGEGLGNSIQKWAYLPEPHTDFIMAVWGEELGLVGILFMISLLCILIWKALKISKDALELENRFGGFFACGIATLIFCQGFVNLGAALGLLPTKGLTFPLISYGGSSLLIMATAIAVLLRIDYENRQQRLQNKEEQGQQDYATA; translated from the coding sequence ATGAATATGCTCCGCAATTTTTATCGAAAATATGAAAAATGGTTCCAAATTACGCCACCTGACGCAAGTTACGATCGTGGTTTGGTCTTACTATTTATCTTTTTTCTACTTCTCGGTTTAGTTGCTGTTTTTTCTGCGTCAGTTCTCGATCCTGCTTATTTAGCAATGAAACCTGCCCAGAAATTAACACATCATCCTGATATGTTCCGTTTTTTAAAAAGCGACACTAAGAATGTTATTTTAGCCTTTATCCTATTTTGTATTGTACTTTGCATTCCAATGAAAACTTGGAAAAAGAAACTCAATGCGCCTCTATTCGTTCTTACATTGGGTATGCTAATTCTCCTTGCACTAGGAATAGGACATAAAATTAATGGGGCAACACGCTGGATCCCGCTCGGCATAATGAACTTCCAACCAGCTGAATTATCAAAACTCGTACTAATCTGTTTCCTTGCTAGCTATATTGCTAGACGTTACGAAGAGGTCCGTACTAAAAAACTGAGTTTGGCTAAACCCGCAGCAGTTGTTTTACTTTTCGGCGTTCTACTTTTACGTCAACCCGATACAGGAACAGCGGCAGTATTAGCGATGATCATGCTAGCCATGTTTATTATGGCAGGCGTTAAAAAGAAACAAATTCTTGTCACTGTTGCCATTTTAGGAGTCGTATTTACTGCAACAATTTTAATGAACCCATATAAATTAGCTCGGGTATCCAATTTTACGAATCCATTTAGTGATCCTTATGGTAAAGGTTATCAATTAAGTAACTCACTCATTGCCTTTGGGCGGGGAGGAATTTTTGGTGAAGGTTTGGGAAACTCTATCCAAAAATGGGCATATCTACCTGAACCGCATACTGACTTTATTATGGCCGTATGGGGAGAAGAATTGGGCTTAGTTGGTATTTTATTCATGATTTCCCTTTTATGCATTCTTATTTGGAAAGCATTAAAAATCTCTAAAGATGCTTTAGAACTCGAAAATCGTTTTGGTGGTTTTTTTGCTTGCGGAATCGCAACGCTCATATTCTGCCAAGGCTTTGTAAATTTAGGTGCAGCGCTAGGTCTATTACCAACGAAAGGGCTTACCTTTCCTCTCATCAGTTATGGCGGCTCAAGTTTATTAATTATGGCAACAGCCATCGCCGTTTTATTACGTATTGACTATGAAAATCGTCAACAACGTTTACAAAATAAAGAAGAACAAGGACAGCAAGATTATGCAACAGCATAA